One window from the genome of Eucalyptus grandis isolate ANBG69807.140 chromosome 7, ASM1654582v1, whole genome shotgun sequence encodes:
- the LOC104455317 gene encoding disease resistance protein RUN1-like, whose amino-acid sequence MGGIGKTTLTKIIFNQLLPHFGRNCSFLDDVREMAKTKGLVELQKKLLSDVSYFGVAPYISNIDHGINIIEETICNKKMLIVLDDVDDAKQIQNLIGKKSLHPGIRVLVTTRDNSVLNIRGIKYGFKDYEMVGLIDKDALKLFCRHAFDDNSPLANYYTLSKSIVSTTDGLPLALEAIGSMLFNFKENGIWEETLEKLRETPHQDVLGKLKISYDALNREQQQIFLDVACIFIGKNKTNPMYVWKIVSFAHSLPSKSLVGGA is encoded by the coding sequence ATGGGCGGCATTGGTAAAACAACACTCACCAAGATTATCTTCAACCAACTACTTCCTCACTTTGGGAGAAACTGCAGCTTTCTTGATGATGTGAGGGAAATGGCAAAAACCAAGGGCTTAGTTGagctacaaaaaaaattattgtccgATGTCTCTTATTTTGGAGTGGCTCCTTACATTTCTAACATTGATCATGGGATCAATATTATTGAAGAAACAATTTGCAACAAGAAGATGCTAATTGTattggatgatgttgatgatgcCAAGCAGATCCAAAACCTAATTGGAAAGAAATCTTTGCATCCTGGTATTAGAGTACTTGTTACTACTAGGGACAACAGCGTTTTGAATATTAGGGGAATTAAATATGGATTCAAGGATTATGAAATGGTGGGGTTGATTGATAAAGACGCACTCAAACTTTTTTGTAGGCATGCATTCGACGACAACTCTCCTCTAGCCAATTACTATACTCTTTCAAAAAGCATTGTCTCTACTACAGATGGACTACCCTTAGCTCTTGAAGCAATAGGTTCAatgctttttaattttaaagagAATGGAATATGGGAAGAGACACTAGAGAAGCTAAGGGAAACACCTCATCAAGATGTCTTGGGAAAGCTAAAGATTAGCTATGATGCCTTAAATCGGGAGCAACAACAGATATTTCTTGATGTTGCATGCATTTTCATTGGTAAGAATAAGACAAATCCAATGTACGTGTGGAAGATTGTAAGTTTTGCCCACAGCTTGCCATCCAAGTCCTTAGTCGGAGGTGCATGA
- the LOC108961125 gene encoding geranylgeranyl transferase type-2 subunit beta 2-like: MGELAGNKHVKYILSVENVGGFGGNIGHDPHLLYTLSAVQVLALFDKLHVLDINKVTDYIKALQNEDGSFSGDIWGEVDARFPPKIQ, from the exons ATGGGGGAGCTCGCTGGCAATAAACATGTCAAGTACATATTGTCCGTTGAAAATGTAG GTGGCTTTGGTGGAAACATTGGACATGATCCGCATCTGCTGTATACGCTCAGTGCCGTGCAAGTTTTGGCCCTTTTTGACAAGTTACATGTTCTTGACATCAACAAGGTGACAGATT ACATCAAAGCACTGCAAAACGAAGATGGATCTTTCTCTGGGGATATATGGGGCGAAGTTGATGCTCGTTTCCCTCCGAAGATTCAGTAA